A window of the Lactuca sativa cultivar Salinas chromosome 5, Lsat_Salinas_v11, whole genome shotgun sequence genome harbors these coding sequences:
- the LOC111910111 gene encoding embryo-specific protein ATS3B yields the protein MMRAACFVLLCALISTSSQARSSIKTPLPNPDFKIDSANHQNEGTCSFTVRLVTSCSSVSYTRDQISISFGDAYGNQVYAPRLDDPSTRTFERCSADTFEVYGPCTNQICYVYLYRSGYDGWLPERVEVYGYNTKAVSFDYNDWIPAEMWYGFDYCSPYAVDDDVVHSSKAAMK from the exons ATGATGAGAGCTGCGTGTTTCGTTCTGCTGTGTGCCCTAATCTCGACATCATCTCAAGCAAGATCAAGCATCAAAACACCACTACCAAACCCTGATTTTAAGATCGACTCTGCTAATCATCAG AACGAAGGAACTTGTTCGTTCACTGTAAGGCTTGTAACAAGCTGTTCTTCCGTTTCGTATACCAGAGATCAAATCAGTATCTCCTTCGGCGATGCCTACGGCAATCAG GTTTACGCACCCAGACTAGATGATCCATCGACGAGGACGTTTGAGCGGTGTTCGGCCGATACATTCGAGGTATACGGTCCGTGTACGAATCAGATATGTTACGTGTACTTGTACAGAAGCGGTTACGACGGGTGGTTGCCGGAGAGGGTAGAGGTGTATGGGTACAATACGAAGGCGGTTTCTTTTGATTATAACGATTGGATTCCGGCGGAGATGTGGTACGGATTCGATTACTGTTCGCCCTATGCAGTTGATGACGATGTTGTTCATTCGTCAAAAGCAGCAATGAAGTGA